CATTGGGCGGATTCCCAGTGGCGTGTTTATTATTACCGCCCAGCGTGGGGAACAGAAAATCGGCATGATGGGTTCATGGGTGGCTCAGGCCGGGTTTGAACCGCCCGTGATTTCGGTGGCCATCCACCCGGAGCGTGAAATTTACAAGGTGATTGAGGAAACCGGTCGTTTCAGCGTCAACGTGCTGAGCAACGAGAATATGAACCTGATGAAGGCCTTTTCCCGATACTCTCCCGATCAATTTAACGACGTGGCCCACGAAATCAGTGAAAACGGCCTGGTGCTGACTGAGGCGGTGGCCGTCATGCATTGCCGCTTTGTGGGCAAGTGTACCCTGAGCGAGCATCACCTGTTTTTGGGTGAAGTGATTGACGGGGCCTACCTGAACCACGAGCAAGCCCCCATGGTGCATTTGCGCAAGTCCGGCTTCAACTACTAGGCTAGCACCGTTGCTTTGGAATGGCCATTCAGCTGCGGTTACAAGGAAACACCCTGATGGTACCGGTCAAGGTGACCCCCAAGGGGCGTCGCAATGAGATTCTGCCTTTCAGAGAGGGCGATGTCTGGCTGAAGCTGAAAGTAACCGCCCCGCCGGAAGACGGGGCAGCCAATACGGCGGTGCTTTCCCTGCTGTCCAAACAGCTCCAGACGCCCATCAGCTGCTTGCGGCTCCTCAGCGGGCATCAGGCCCGTCAGAAGCAGGTGTGCATTGCCGTATCCAATGCTGAGGAAAGCGCTTTGTTGCAAGCCCGATTGGCTCAGGTCTTGCAAAGTGATTCGGCCTTTTGTTTTGCCCAATAAGTCTTTTGCGTACAGAAGCTAACCGGATTTTAAACGCCGGATTGCCCAAACATGCGAATGACTTCCCACAGCAGGCGGGGTTGGGCAGGGCCGTTCAGCACAAATAATTCGCCTCGGCGGTTATTGGCCAAATTGGCCGGGGAAACCCGGGCGTTATCCAGTACAGCGTAGGCAGGGGCCCCTTTGATGTTTAGTTGGCTCATTATTTTTTGGGTGGCGGCGTTTTGGGTGTTCAGGTGAATGACGTTCAGGTTGGGCTTCCCGCTGATTTCAAACCCCGTCAGGTAGGGCTGCATTTCCTGACAGGGCTTACAGTGATCGCTTTCAAAGGATAATAGCAGCAACTGATTCAGGGGCCGCAGCTCCGTGTCCCCAAGGCGGGGGATATCCAGGTCGGTGGGCAATTCAATGGCTTTCAGCTGGTTGGTATGCCGCAGCAACTGTTTTTCCAGAATAATGGGGGTAATCAGCTCCTGCATTTTGTAGACCGCCTGACCGTCGGCGTTGTAAAGCACGTAAGTGGGGGTTCCCTTGAGCTGAAAGGCGTCCCAGTATTTGCGGTTGCTGTCATCGGCCACGTTGATGTGATGAAAGACGATCTGGTTTCGTGTTTTTTTCTCCATGACCTTTAGCTTGGGGGCCATCATCTGGCAGGTGCCGCAGTAATCGGCGTAAAAGTCCAGCAGCACCCATTTCCCCTGGGCGTTCAGCTTGAAGTTGTCGGGCAAAGTGGGCGTTTCGGCCCAGGCAGATCCCGCCGACAACCCACCCAAGAAGCCCAGTATGCCGCCCAATATCAGTAAGAGCAACCTGCGAACCTTGCGATGGGCTAAAACGGTTTTCATGGTGAGGTGGTGTGGGTAGCGGACTGCGTGTATCACGGGCAAATATCCCTTCAGTTTTTCGGATGGCCTTGCGGGTTGAACAGAGACTGGGGCGAGTTCGGGGCGGGATAGCCCGCCTGTTGGTGCCTGACCTTTTCTGTTATCATAACATTGAAGTCTGGCTTTATACGCGGGCATACTGTTTTTAAAAGAGGGATCTTCCAGACCATGAGCGCTGAACGTCGAGTTTCCCAGTCCAAATCTCCGGACAACAAGGTTTATATTTTTGATACCACCCTGCGGGATGGCGAGCAGTGCCCGGGCGCCTCCCTTAAGAATCATGAGAAACTGCTGATTGCCCGTAAACTGGCCGATCTGAACGTGGACATCATTGAAGCGGGCTTTCCCTTCAGCAGCCCCGGCGATTTTGAGTCGGTCAAGCAAATCG
This is a stretch of genomic DNA from Vampirovibrio chlorellavorus. It encodes these proteins:
- a CDS encoding flavin reductase family protein, which translates into the protein MSEQLMNKEAIGQAIGRIPSGVFIITAQRGEQKIGMMGSWVAQAGFEPPVISVAIHPEREIYKVIEETGRFSVNVLSNENMNLMKAFSRYSPDQFNDVAHEISENGLVLTEAVAVMHCRFVGKCTLSEHHLFLGEVIDGAYLNHEQAPMVHLRKSGFNY
- a CDS encoding DUF167 domain-containing protein produces the protein MAIQLRLQGNTLMVPVKVTPKGRRNEILPFREGDVWLKLKVTAPPEDGAANTAVLSLLSKQLQTPISCLRLLSGHQARQKQVCIAVSNAEESALLQARLAQVLQSDSAFCFAQ
- a CDS encoding thioredoxin family protein, which produces MIHAVRYPHHLTMKTVLAHRKVRRLLLLILGGILGFLGGLSAGSAWAETPTLPDNFKLNAQGKWVLLDFYADYCGTCQMMAPKLKVMEKKTRNQIVFHHINVADDSNRKYWDAFQLKGTPTYVLYNADGQAVYKMQELITPIILEKQLLRHTNQLKAIELPTDLDIPRLGDTELRPLNQLLLLSFESDHCKPCQEMQPYLTGFEISGKPNLNVIHLNTQNAATQKIMSQLNIKGAPAYAVLDNARVSPANLANNRRGELFVLNGPAQPRLLWEVIRMFGQSGV